Proteins from a genomic interval of Salvelinus sp. IW2-2015 linkage group LG14, ASM291031v2, whole genome shotgun sequence:
- the cmtr1 gene encoding cap-specific mRNA (nucleoside-2'-O-)-methyltransferase 1 isoform X2, producing MMKRRGEAASEPLKRIKKQRLEEASSDEESPLLTTNSSQSDSHSDSEDHRPGFSMPIVSQNASATDDAKQSDANKFTMYNSVSQKLMAKMGFREGEGLGKFGQGRKEIIEASTQRGRRGLGLTLQGFQGELNVDWQDEIEPSAVEELKWFPECSTEIPDADELRGWMAVGPRKLRIEDETEFCTEDLLHSLLRCKTVFDDLEGEEMRRARTRSNPYETIRGAFFLNRAAMKMANMDHVFDSMFTNPKDSQGKPQTREREGELLYFGDVCAGPGGFSEYILWRRRWHAKGFGMTLKGPCDFKLEDFYAAPSELFEPYYGEGGVDGDGDITRPENISAFRNFIMESTERRGLHFLMADGGFSVEGQENIQEILSKQLLLCQFLTAMSVLRTGGHFVCKTFDLFTPFSVGLVYLLYLCFDRVSLFKPITSRPANSERYIVCRGLKPGSDPVREYMFTVNLKLNHLRNSESDVNEVMPIELIKGDTEFYNHMINSNESHCVVQIKALAKIHAYVLDTTLSEARQADIRKECLKLWGIPDKARVTHVSSDPNSKFYELMKGSDIELLNSKPTPLSSTTLDKVHHVLDYRCIVGGGEQLFLLGLGKSQIYTWDGKHPLRWRKLENFKLELPRETLLSVEIVQELKGEGKAQRRINAVHVLDALVLNGTDVRVQHFNQRIQMAEKFVRAVAKPSRPDMNPIRVKEVYRLEEMDKIFVRLEMKVTKSSGGVPRLSYTGRDDRHFLPNGLYIIKTINDPWTMAYSKNTKRKFFFNKMTKQSTYDLPANSVAPFHVCHTERLFWAWEDGVRVHDSQTRVDPEKLSKDNVLSFIHQHYQP from the exons ATGATGAAGAGAAGGGGCGAGGCGGCCTCCGAACCGCTGAAACGGATTAAAAAACAACGTCTTGAGGAAGCCAGCTCAGATGAGGAGTCGCCGCTACTGACAACCA ACTCTAGTCAGAGTGACTCCCACAGTGACTCAGAGGACCATAGACCAGGGTTCTCTATGCCCATTGTATCCCAGAATGCATCAGCCACAGACGATGCCAAACAGAGCGACGCCAACAAGTTCACCATGTACAACAGCGTGTCGCAGAAACTCATG GCCAAAATGGGTTTCCGGGAAGGTGAGGGTCTAGGTAAGTTTGGCCAGGGGCGCAAGGAGATCATCGAGGCATCCactcagagagggaggaggggtctgGGACTCACGCTGCAGGGCTTCCAGGGAGAGCTCAATGTTGACTGGCAAGACGAAATTGAG CCCAGTGCTGTAGAAGAGCTGAAGTGGTTCCCAGAATGCTCCACAGAGATCCCAGATGCAGATGAGCTGAGGGGGTGGATGGCTGTGGGACCG AGGAAACTGAGGATTGAGGATGAGACAGAGTTTTGCACAGAGGATCTTCTACACAGCCTTCTGAGGTGCAAG ACGGTGTTTGACGAtctggagggggaggagatgaggcGAGCTCGAACACGCTCCAACCCCTACGAGACTATTAGAGGAGCCTTCTTCCTCAACAG AGCGGCTATGAAGATGGCCAACATGGATCACGTCTTTGACAGCATGTTCACCAACCCAAAGGATTCACAAGGG AAGCCCCAGACGCGAGAGCGCGAGGGGGAGCTGCTGTATTTCGGGGATGTGTGTGCGGGGCCGGGGGGATTCTCAGAATACATCCTGTGGAGGCGGCGCTGGCATGCCAAGGGATTCGGCATGACCCTCAAAGGACCCTGCGACTTCAAACTGGAAGACTTCTACGCTGCACCCAGCGAACTGTTTGAACCCTACTACG GGGAAGGCGgggtggatggggatggtgaCATCACTCGACCAGAGAATATCAGTGCCTTCCGGAATTTCATCATGGAgagtacagagaggagaggactgcaCTTCCTCATGGCTGACGGG GGGTTCTCAGTGGAGGGGCAGGAGAACATCCAGGAGATTCTGAGCAAACAACTACTGCTCTGTCAGTTCCTCACCGCAATGTCTGTGCTCCGGACag GTGGTCACTTCGTGTGTAAGACCTTTGACCTGTTCACACCGTTCAGTGTGGGGCTGGTGTACCTGCTCTACCTCTGCTTCGACCGGGTGTCCCTCTTCAAACCCATCACCAGCAGGCCCGCCAACtccgagag ATACATTGTGTGTCGCGGTCTGAAGCCTGGTTCAGATCCGGTCAGGGAGTACATGTTCACAGTCAACCTGAAGCTCAACCACCTGAGGAACTCGGAGTCTGACGTCAACGAGGTGATGCCCATCGAACTCATCAAAGGAGACACTGAGTTCTACAACCACATGATCAACTCTAACGAGAG CCACTGTGTAGTCCAGATCAAAGCCCTGGCTAAGATCCATGCCTACGTCTTAGACAC gaCCCTGTCAGAGGCCAGGCAGGCTGATATTCGGAAGGAGTGTCTGAAGCTTTGGGGG aTTCCTGATAAGGCCAGAGTCACTCATGTCTCTTCAGACCCCAATTCCAAATTCTATGAGCTGATGAAG GGTTCTGACATCGAGTTGTTGAACTCCAAGCCCACCCCTCTGAGCTCCACCACTCTGGACAAGGTGCACCATGTCCTGGACTACCGGTGCATTGTGGGAGGAGGGGAACAGCTCTTCCTGTTAGGTCttggg aagtCTCAGATCTACACCTGGGACGGCAAGCATCCTCTGCGCTGGAGGAAGCTGGAGAACTTCAAGCTGGAGCTGCCCAGAGAGACCCTGCTCAGTGTAGAGATTGTCCAGGAGCtgaagggagag GGTAAAGCCCAGCGCAGGATTAACGCGGTACATGTGCTAGATGCCCTGGTTCTCAACGGCACTGATGTACGGGTCCAGCACTTCAACCAACG AATCCAGATGGCGGAGAAGTTTGTGAGGGCCGTGGCCAAGCCAAGCCGACCAGACATGAACCCTATCAG AGTGAAAGAGGTGTACAGGCTGGAGGAGATGGACAAGATTTTTGTCAG ACTGGAAATGAAGGTGACTAAGAGTTCAGGAGGAGTCCCTCGTCTGTCCTACACTGGCCGGGACGACCGCCACTTCCTCCCGAATGGCCTATACATCATCAAAACTATAAACG ATCCCTGGACGATGGCGTACAGTAAGAACACCAAGAGGAAGTTTTTCTTCAACAAGATGACTAAACAGTCCACTTACGACCTGCCAGCCAACTCTGTGGCTCCGTTCCA
- the cmtr1 gene encoding cap-specific mRNA (nucleoside-2'-O-)-methyltransferase 1 isoform X1: protein MMKRRGEAASEPLKRIKKQRLEEASSDEESPLLTTSQYSSQSDSHSDSEDHRPGFSMPIVSQNASATDDAKQSDANKFTMYNSVSQKLMAKMGFREGEGLGKFGQGRKEIIEASTQRGRRGLGLTLQGFQGELNVDWQDEIEPSAVEELKWFPECSTEIPDADELRGWMAVGPRKLRIEDETEFCTEDLLHSLLRCKTVFDDLEGEEMRRARTRSNPYETIRGAFFLNRAAMKMANMDHVFDSMFTNPKDSQGKPQTREREGELLYFGDVCAGPGGFSEYILWRRRWHAKGFGMTLKGPCDFKLEDFYAAPSELFEPYYGEGGVDGDGDITRPENISAFRNFIMESTERRGLHFLMADGGFSVEGQENIQEILSKQLLLCQFLTAMSVLRTGGHFVCKTFDLFTPFSVGLVYLLYLCFDRVSLFKPITSRPANSERYIVCRGLKPGSDPVREYMFTVNLKLNHLRNSESDVNEVMPIELIKGDTEFYNHMINSNESHCVVQIKALAKIHAYVLDTTLSEARQADIRKECLKLWGIPDKARVTHVSSDPNSKFYELMKGSDIELLNSKPTPLSSTTLDKVHHVLDYRCIVGGGEQLFLLGLGKSQIYTWDGKHPLRWRKLENFKLELPRETLLSVEIVQELKGEGKAQRRINAVHVLDALVLNGTDVRVQHFNQRIQMAEKFVRAVAKPSRPDMNPIRVKEVYRLEEMDKIFVRLEMKVTKSSGGVPRLSYTGRDDRHFLPNGLYIIKTINDPWTMAYSKNTKRKFFFNKMTKQSTYDLPANSVAPFHVCHTERLFWAWEDGVRVHDSQTRVDPEKLSKDNVLSFIHQHYQP, encoded by the exons ATGATGAAGAGAAGGGGCGAGGCGGCCTCCGAACCGCTGAAACGGATTAAAAAACAACGTCTTGAGGAAGCCAGCTCAGATGAGGAGTCGCCGCTACTGACAACCAGTCAGT ACTCTAGTCAGAGTGACTCCCACAGTGACTCAGAGGACCATAGACCAGGGTTCTCTATGCCCATTGTATCCCAGAATGCATCAGCCACAGACGATGCCAAACAGAGCGACGCCAACAAGTTCACCATGTACAACAGCGTGTCGCAGAAACTCATG GCCAAAATGGGTTTCCGGGAAGGTGAGGGTCTAGGTAAGTTTGGCCAGGGGCGCAAGGAGATCATCGAGGCATCCactcagagagggaggaggggtctgGGACTCACGCTGCAGGGCTTCCAGGGAGAGCTCAATGTTGACTGGCAAGACGAAATTGAG CCCAGTGCTGTAGAAGAGCTGAAGTGGTTCCCAGAATGCTCCACAGAGATCCCAGATGCAGATGAGCTGAGGGGGTGGATGGCTGTGGGACCG AGGAAACTGAGGATTGAGGATGAGACAGAGTTTTGCACAGAGGATCTTCTACACAGCCTTCTGAGGTGCAAG ACGGTGTTTGACGAtctggagggggaggagatgaggcGAGCTCGAACACGCTCCAACCCCTACGAGACTATTAGAGGAGCCTTCTTCCTCAACAG AGCGGCTATGAAGATGGCCAACATGGATCACGTCTTTGACAGCATGTTCACCAACCCAAAGGATTCACAAGGG AAGCCCCAGACGCGAGAGCGCGAGGGGGAGCTGCTGTATTTCGGGGATGTGTGTGCGGGGCCGGGGGGATTCTCAGAATACATCCTGTGGAGGCGGCGCTGGCATGCCAAGGGATTCGGCATGACCCTCAAAGGACCCTGCGACTTCAAACTGGAAGACTTCTACGCTGCACCCAGCGAACTGTTTGAACCCTACTACG GGGAAGGCGgggtggatggggatggtgaCATCACTCGACCAGAGAATATCAGTGCCTTCCGGAATTTCATCATGGAgagtacagagaggagaggactgcaCTTCCTCATGGCTGACGGG GGGTTCTCAGTGGAGGGGCAGGAGAACATCCAGGAGATTCTGAGCAAACAACTACTGCTCTGTCAGTTCCTCACCGCAATGTCTGTGCTCCGGACag GTGGTCACTTCGTGTGTAAGACCTTTGACCTGTTCACACCGTTCAGTGTGGGGCTGGTGTACCTGCTCTACCTCTGCTTCGACCGGGTGTCCCTCTTCAAACCCATCACCAGCAGGCCCGCCAACtccgagag ATACATTGTGTGTCGCGGTCTGAAGCCTGGTTCAGATCCGGTCAGGGAGTACATGTTCACAGTCAACCTGAAGCTCAACCACCTGAGGAACTCGGAGTCTGACGTCAACGAGGTGATGCCCATCGAACTCATCAAAGGAGACACTGAGTTCTACAACCACATGATCAACTCTAACGAGAG CCACTGTGTAGTCCAGATCAAAGCCCTGGCTAAGATCCATGCCTACGTCTTAGACAC gaCCCTGTCAGAGGCCAGGCAGGCTGATATTCGGAAGGAGTGTCTGAAGCTTTGGGGG aTTCCTGATAAGGCCAGAGTCACTCATGTCTCTTCAGACCCCAATTCCAAATTCTATGAGCTGATGAAG GGTTCTGACATCGAGTTGTTGAACTCCAAGCCCACCCCTCTGAGCTCCACCACTCTGGACAAGGTGCACCATGTCCTGGACTACCGGTGCATTGTGGGAGGAGGGGAACAGCTCTTCCTGTTAGGTCttggg aagtCTCAGATCTACACCTGGGACGGCAAGCATCCTCTGCGCTGGAGGAAGCTGGAGAACTTCAAGCTGGAGCTGCCCAGAGAGACCCTGCTCAGTGTAGAGATTGTCCAGGAGCtgaagggagag GGTAAAGCCCAGCGCAGGATTAACGCGGTACATGTGCTAGATGCCCTGGTTCTCAACGGCACTGATGTACGGGTCCAGCACTTCAACCAACG AATCCAGATGGCGGAGAAGTTTGTGAGGGCCGTGGCCAAGCCAAGCCGACCAGACATGAACCCTATCAG AGTGAAAGAGGTGTACAGGCTGGAGGAGATGGACAAGATTTTTGTCAG ACTGGAAATGAAGGTGACTAAGAGTTCAGGAGGAGTCCCTCGTCTGTCCTACACTGGCCGGGACGACCGCCACTTCCTCCCGAATGGCCTATACATCATCAAAACTATAAACG ATCCCTGGACGATGGCGTACAGTAAGAACACCAAGAGGAAGTTTTTCTTCAACAAGATGACTAAACAGTCCACTTACGACCTGCCAGCCAACTCTGTGGCTCCGTTCCA